CACGGCCTCGTATGGCGCTTCATGGCGGGGGAGGGGCGTCCCGCCGGGGGCGAGTAGGGAGGGCGCGCCCGCCGCCGGGCCCCGCCCGCGCCCGGGTGGGGACGAGCCGAGGGAGCGGCGCCGGGTCGGGGTCAGGGAGCGGCGCCGGGCCGGGGGCGCCGGGGCCCGTGCCGTCAGTGTCCGGGGTCGGGGTCGCGTCCCGCCCAGTGCAGACGGCCGAGCGACACCAGCCGGAGGCGGTCGCGGGCCGTACGGGCGACCTGCTCCTCGCCGGGTGCCTCGGGGGCGCCGGACTCGCGTGCTTCCCGGGCCGAGAGGAACGCCGAGGCCGTCATCACCATGTGCTCCACGTACAGGCCGCCCAGCATGTGCAGATCCTCCTCGCTCCAGCCCGCCGACACCGGCTCGCGCCCGAGCGCCGCCGCCACCTCCGCGGTGAAGGCGTCGAACTGGGCGGCGATCTCCGCGCGCACCGGCCCGACGCCGCCGTGCCGCTCGCGCGCGATGAAGCGGAAGTGGGCGGGCTGCTCCCGTACATGACGGGCGATGAGTTCCACGGTCCGCGCGATCCGCACCTCGGCGTCGCCGGTCTCCGCGAGGATCGCCCCGATCAGCCCGTGCAGACTGCCCAGCGTCTCCTCGACCAGGGCCACGCCGAGCCCGGCCACATCCGGGAAGTGGCGGTAGAACGCCGTCGGTGCCACACCGACGGCCCGGGTCAGCTCGCGCAGTCCGAGACTGCTCAGG
The Streptomyces tirandamycinicus DNA segment above includes these coding regions:
- a CDS encoding TetR family transcriptional regulator; translation: MSHSVGVRQAQKLKTRQALLDAALRLLEHQSLSSLGLRELTRAVGVAPTAFYRHFPDVAGLGVALVEETLGSLHGLIGAILAETGDAEVRIARTVELIARHVREQPAHFRFIARERHGGVGPVRAEIAAQFDAFTAEVAAALGREPVSAGWSEEDLHMLGGLYVEHMVMTASAFLSAREARESGAPEAPGEEQVARTARDRLRLVSLGRLHWAGRDPDPGH